The Asticcacaulis excentricus CB 48 genome includes a window with the following:
- a CDS encoding DUF1467 family protein codes for MGPLTSIAILLMIWWVTLFAILPFGNVSHHEAGIETKDGGDPGAPVFHNLKKKLLINTVVAVVVWAIVMVIVQFGLIPLPEIPTA; via the coding sequence ATGGGACCTCTGACCAGCATTGCCATTCTTCTGATGATCTGGTGGGTGACTCTGTTTGCCATTCTGCCGTTTGGCAATGTGAGCCATCACGAAGCCGGTATTGAGACCAAGGACGGCGGCGATCCCGGCGCGCCGGTCTTCCACAATCTCAAAAAGAAACTGCTGATCAACACGGTTGTCGCCGTTGTGGTGTGGGCCATTGTTATGGTCATCGTGCAGTTTGGCCTCATTCCGCTGCCGGAAATCCCCACGGCCTGA
- the proS gene encoding proline--tRNA ligase, giving the protein MRLSRYLLPLLKENPSEAQIVSHRLMLRTGMIRQEAAGIYAWLPLGLRVLRKIEKIVHEEMQRAGAVELLMPTLQLADLWRESGRYDDYGQEMLRIKDRHEREMLYGPTNEEMITEIFRGTVKSYKDLPMNLYHIQWKFRDEQRPRFGVMRGREFLMKDAYSFDIDEASARKAYNRMFIAYLNTFSRLGLKAVPMRADTGPIGGDLSHEFIILAETGESAVFCHKDLVDMPAPGADVDWDDLQGLVDQRTSLYAATEEMHDEAAFNAVPADKQLSARGIEVGHIFYFGEKYSAPMGAKVSGADGSQVNVHMGSYGVGVSRLIGGIIEASHDEAGIIWPESVTPFDVALVNLRVGDEACDAACEKAYKALKAAGRDVLYHDTDDRPGAKFASMDLIGIPWQLIIGPKGIAEGQVEIKHRATGERHTAAFDAVLEQLTKAK; this is encoded by the coding sequence ATGCGCCTGTCGCGCTATTTACTTCCGCTGCTTAAGGAAAATCCCTCCGAAGCCCAGATCGTCTCGCACCGTCTCATGCTGCGTACCGGCATGATCCGTCAGGAGGCCGCCGGTATCTATGCCTGGCTGCCGCTGGGGCTGCGGGTGCTGCGCAAGATCGAAAAGATCGTGCACGAGGAAATGCAGCGCGCCGGTGCGGTTGAGCTTCTGATGCCGACCCTGCAACTGGCCGATCTGTGGCGCGAGTCGGGTCGCTATGACGACTACGGTCAGGAAATGCTGCGCATCAAAGACCGCCATGAGCGCGAAATGCTTTATGGCCCGACTAATGAGGAAATGATCACGGAAATCTTCCGTGGCACGGTCAAGTCCTACAAGGACCTACCGATGAACCTCTACCACATTCAGTGGAAGTTCCGCGACGAGCAGCGCCCGCGCTTTGGCGTCATGCGCGGTCGTGAGTTCCTGATGAAGGATGCCTATTCGTTTGACATCGACGAGGCCTCGGCGCGCAAGGCGTACAACCGTATGTTCATCGCCTACCTCAACACCTTCAGCCGTCTGGGCCTGAAGGCGGTGCCGATGCGCGCCGACACCGGACCCATCGGCGGCGACCTCAGCCACGAATTTATCATCCTTGCCGAAACCGGCGAAAGCGCAGTTTTCTGCCATAAGGATCTGGTCGATATGCCAGCGCCCGGTGCCGATGTGGACTGGGACGATCTGCAAGGGCTGGTCGATCAGCGCACGTCGCTCTATGCCGCCACTGAGGAAATGCACGATGAAGCGGCTTTCAATGCCGTTCCGGCCGATAAGCAGTTGTCTGCCCGCGGCATCGAAGTCGGTCACATCTTCTATTTCGGCGAAAAATACTCTGCGCCTATGGGGGCCAAGGTTTCCGGTGCCGACGGCTCGCAGGTCAATGTCCATATGGGCTCTTACGGCGTCGGTGTATCGCGTCTGATCGGTGGTATTATCGAAGCTAGCCACGACGAGGCGGGTATCATCTGGCCCGAAAGCGTCACGCCCTTCGATGTCGCTCTTGTCAATCTGCGCGTCGGTGACGAAGCCTGCGATGCGGCCTGTGAAAAAGCCTACAAGGCGCTGAAGGCCGCCGGGCGTGACGTGCTTTATCATGATACGGACGACCGTCCCGGTGCCAAGTTCGCCTCGATGGACCTGATCGGTATTCCGTGGCAACTGATCATCGGACCCAAGGGCATTGCCGAAGGTCAGGTCGAAATCAAACACCGCGCCACGGGCGAACGTCATACGGCGGCCTTCGATGCCGTTCTTGAACAACTGACCAAGGCAAAATGA
- a CDS encoding lipoprotein-releasing ABC transporter permease subunit gives MKGLLSLFSFSAWETDLALRYLRTKRKDGGIALIAIISFIGITLAVGVLIIVMSVMNGFRDELMSRVLAFNGHQFVAGEPLSDWNGRDAMLKRLRAIPGVIEASPYVESPGLAQGPFSQAGLAFMRGVDVAALKNTPIIRDNIKSGSLDGFGAGEFGGDVILIGEGLASQMSVRVGDELTLLSPSGSTAFGAMPRRKPYVVGGIFKSGVSELDAAFVFMPLQQAQLFFDREDEWDAVEIKVKDPYNIKDYYPAFRKASGDKAVLLDWTERNAPLWNALQVERNVMRLILMLIVLIAAMNIISGIVMLVKNKTRDIAIMRTLGADRTSITKIFFLSGAIIGAAGTVLGVAIGTLFCIFIRPIQQIVEALFNVKVFNEEVYYLAYIPAKVEPTEVLIIVGFSMIATCVATLFPALWASKLEPVEALRYE, from the coding sequence ATGAAGGGGCTGTTGTCGCTGTTTTCTTTCTCCGCGTGGGAAACCGATCTGGCGCTCAGATATCTGCGCACCAAACGCAAGGACGGCGGCATCGCCCTCATCGCCATCATCAGCTTTATCGGTATCACGCTGGCCGTAGGCGTGCTGATCATCGTCATGTCGGTGATGAACGGCTTTCGCGACGAGCTGATGTCGCGCGTTCTGGCCTTTAACGGCCATCAGTTTGTGGCAGGCGAACCCCTGTCCGACTGGAACGGCCGCGACGCCATGCTTAAGCGGCTGCGCGCCATTCCTGGCGTCATCGAAGCCTCGCCCTATGTGGAATCTCCGGGTTTGGCGCAGGGGCCATTTTCCCAGGCCGGACTGGCCTTTATGCGCGGCGTTGATGTAGCCGCGTTGAAAAACACGCCGATCATCCGCGATAATATCAAATCTGGCTCGCTCGATGGATTTGGCGCAGGCGAATTTGGCGGCGACGTTATTCTCATCGGGGAAGGTCTGGCCAGCCAGATGAGTGTGCGCGTCGGCGACGAACTGACGCTGTTGTCGCCGTCGGGCAGCACCGCCTTCGGGGCTATGCCGCGCCGTAAGCCCTATGTGGTGGGTGGCATCTTCAAGAGCGGGGTGTCGGAACTGGATGCCGCCTTTGTCTTCATGCCGTTACAGCAGGCGCAACTCTTTTTCGACCGCGAGGACGAGTGGGACGCCGTCGAAATAAAGGTGAAAGACCCTTATAATATCAAAGACTACTACCCGGCTTTTCGCAAGGCCTCTGGGGACAAAGCCGTTCTGCTCGATTGGACGGAACGCAATGCGCCTCTGTGGAACGCGCTTCAGGTCGAACGCAACGTGATGCGCCTCATCCTGATGCTGATCGTGCTGATTGCCGCCATGAACATCATTTCCGGCATTGTCATGCTGGTCAAAAACAAGACGCGCGATATCGCCATTATGCGGACTTTGGGCGCGGATCGTACTTCGATTACCAAAATATTCTTCCTGTCGGGGGCGATTATCGGGGCCGCTGGCACGGTGCTGGGCGTCGCCATCGGCACGCTGTTCTGCATCTTTATCCGCCCGATTCAGCAGATCGTCGAAGCCCTCTTCAATGTGAAGGTCTTCAACGAAGAGGTCTATTACCTAGCCTATATCCCGGCCAAGGTCGAACCCACCGAAGTGTTGATTATTGTGGGCTTTTCGATGATTGCCACCTGCGTGGCCACCCTGTTCCCGGCCCTGTGGGCCTCCAAGCTCGAACCCGTGGAGGCCCTGAGATATGAATAA
- a CDS encoding ABC transporter ATP-binding protein produces the protein MSDVVLSLRGLVRAYPIADGRTLDVLKGVDLDLRAGEVVGLIGPSGSGKSSLLHCIGLLESSEEAQLTIDGEDFTHASEAARTRARLHKIGFVYQFHHLLPEFTALGNVALPQRVLGLPLKQAETRARGLLEQLGLGERLVHQPAQLSGGEQQRVAIARALVNGPRLLLADEPTGNLDPQTSQQVFDALRTIVKAQGVAALIATHNLELAGHMDRVVSLKDGRLVETVPGSL, from the coding sequence ATGAGTGATGTGGTGCTGTCCCTGCGCGGTCTGGTGCGCGCCTATCCCATCGCCGATGGTCGCACGCTGGACGTGCTCAAGGGCGTTGATCTCGACCTGCGCGCCGGAGAAGTGGTCGGGCTGATCGGGCCATCTGGGTCCGGCAAGTCGTCGCTTTTGCATTGTATCGGTTTGCTGGAATCGTCCGAAGAGGCGCAGCTAACCATCGATGGTGAGGACTTTACCCACGCCAGCGAAGCCGCCCGTACCCGCGCACGTCTGCACAAGATCGGCTTTGTTTATCAGTTCCATCACCTGCTGCCGGAGTTTACGGCGCTGGGCAATGTCGCCCTGCCGCAGCGGGTGCTGGGTCTGCCGCTCAAACAGGCGGAAACGCGGGCGAGGGGGCTTCTGGAGCAGTTGGGGCTGGGCGAACGCCTGGTTCATCAGCCGGCGCAACTGTCGGGTGGAGAGCAGCAACGTGTGGCCATTGCCCGCGCTCTGGTCAATGGCCCGCGCCTGCTTTTGGCCGATGAGCCGACGGGCAATCTTGATCCCCAGACCTCTCAACAGGTGTTCGACGCCCTGAGGACGATCGTTAAGGCACAAGGGGTCGCGGCCTTGATTGCGACCCACAATCTGGAACTGGCCGGGCATATGGACCGCGTGGTCAGCCTCAAGGATGGCCGTCTGGTCGAAACGGTTCCGGGAAGCTTGTAA